From one Formosa sediminum genomic stretch:
- a CDS encoding endonuclease III domain-containing protein: MTKQEKVDFVINTLKALYPEIPIPLDHKDPYTLLIAVLMSAQSTDVRVNQITPLLFEKADNPYDMVKLTVEEIRDIIKPVGLSPMKSKGIHGLSQILIDKHNGEVPKTYEELEELPAVGHKTAAVVLSQAFGIPAFPVDTHIQRLMYRWNLSSGKNVVQTEKDAKRLFPKELWNDLHLQIIWYGREYSPARGWDLEKDIITKTIGRKTELEKYYKTKKP, from the coding sequence ATGACTAAACAAGAAAAAGTAGACTTTGTTATAAATACATTAAAAGCATTATATCCAGAAATTCCAATTCCATTAGATCACAAAGATCCCTATACCTTATTAATAGCTGTACTTATGTCTGCCCAAAGTACAGATGTTCGTGTAAATCAGATTACACCACTACTTTTTGAAAAAGCAGATAATCCATACGATATGGTTAAACTTACTGTTGAAGAGATTAGAGATATTATAAAACCAGTAGGATTATCTCCTATGAAGAGTAAAGGCATTCATGGTCTATCTCAGATTTTAATTGATAAACATAATGGTGAAGTGCCTAAAACTTATGAAGAACTTGAAGAATTGCCAGCAGTAGGACATAAAACGGCTGCTGTAGTGCTTTCTCAAGCTTTTGGAATTCCTGCCTTTCCTGTAGATACACACATACAACGTTTAATGTATAGATGGAATTTAAGTAGCGGAAAAAATGTGGTTCAAACCGAAAAAGATGCAAAACGCTTATTTCCAAAAGAATTATGGAACGACTTACATTTACAAATTATTTGGTATGGTCGCGAGTATTCGCCTGCCCGGGGTTGGGATTTAGAAAAAGACATTATTACCAAAACCATTGGTAGAAAAACTGAACTTGAGAAGTATTATAAAACAAAGAAACCCTGA
- a CDS encoding cysteine desulfurase family protein, with protein MKKVYLDSAATTKMHSEVIDKMTEVMTTIYGNPSSSHSFGRASKTIVETARKNIAKELNVTAGEIFFTSGGTEADNLVLLNAVRDLGVKRIITSKIEHHAVLHTLDYLVKNDNIDVSYVGLNSDGTVKFDDLEEILHQSDVKTLVSLMHVNNEIGTILDLKRTAEICKKYKALFHSDTVQSIGHYKLDLQDIPVDFVVSSAHKFHGPKGVGFVFIRKHSGVNPLIHGGEQERGLRAGTEAVHNIVGLEIAFTLAYKNLDSDRNAITALKHYFCTELLKAIPEISFNADSSNLDHTAYTILNVRFPFKAHKTQMLLFQLDLKGIACSRGSACQSGSQKGSHVLAEILKEDEYLKPSLRFSFSKYNTKEDVDYVIETLQAFGAN; from the coding sequence ATGAAAAAGGTTTATCTTGATAGTGCTGCGACAACGAAAATGCATAGCGAAGTTATTGATAAAATGACAGAAGTTATGACAACGATTTATGGAAACCCATCTTCTTCCCACAGTTTTGGGCGTGCCTCTAAAACCATTGTCGAGACTGCTAGAAAGAATATAGCCAAGGAATTAAATGTTACTGCAGGAGAAATTTTTTTTACATCTGGAGGTACAGAAGCCGATAATTTAGTGCTGTTAAATGCTGTAAGAGATTTAGGTGTTAAGCGAATTATTACTTCTAAAATAGAACATCACGCTGTATTACATACCCTAGATTATTTAGTTAAAAATGATAATATTGATGTGAGTTATGTAGGTTTAAATAGCGATGGGACTGTTAAATTTGATGATTTAGAAGAGATATTACATCAATCTGATGTTAAAACGCTAGTTTCATTAATGCATGTAAATAATGAAATAGGAACTATTTTAGATCTTAAACGTACTGCAGAAATTTGTAAAAAATATAAGGCACTTTTTCATAGTGATACGGTACAATCTATCGGGCATTATAAATTAGACTTACAAGATATTCCTGTAGATTTTGTTGTGTCTAGTGCTCATAAATTTCACGGACCTAAAGGTGTTGGTTTTGTATTTATTAGAAAACATTCGGGAGTTAATCCATTAATACATGGAGGTGAACAAGAACGGGGTTTGCGTGCAGGAACAGAGGCTGTACATAATATTGTAGGCTTAGAAATTGCTTTTACACTTGCGTATAAAAATTTAGATTCAGACCGGAATGCTATTACTGCCCTAAAACACTATTTTTGTACAGAACTTTTAAAAGCAATTCCAGAGATTTCGTTTAATGCAGATTCGTCAAATTTAGACCATACTGCCTATACCATATTAAATGTGCGTTTCCCTTTTAAAGCTCATAAAACGCAAATGCTTTTATTTCAATTAGATTTAAAAGGTATAGCATGCTCCCGAGGTAGTGCTTGCCAAAGTGGAAGCCAAAAAGGGTCTCATGTTTTAGCTGAAATTTTAAAAGAAGACGAATATTTGAAACCTTCGTTAAGATTCTCGTTTTCTAAATATAACACTAAGGAAGATGTAGACTATGTGATTGAAACATTGCAAGCATTTGGGGCTAATTAG
- the bcp gene encoding thioredoxin-dependent thiol peroxidase yields the protein MTTLKIGDKAPDFSAKDQNGNIISLNDYKGKKLVIFFYPKASTPGCTVEACNLRDNFERFKALNYEILGVSADSEKRQLNFKNKHEFQYPLLADEDKTVINAFGVWGPKKFMGREYDGIHRTTFVINEDGIIDDIILKVKTKAHADQILD from the coding sequence ATGACAACTTTAAAAATAGGAGACAAGGCTCCAGATTTTTCTGCCAAGGATCAAAATGGCAATATAATTTCTTTAAATGATTATAAAGGAAAAAAATTAGTGATTTTTTTCTATCCTAAAGCAAGTACACCAGGTTGTACTGTAGAAGCATGTAATTTAAGAGATAATTTTGAGCGTTTTAAAGCTTTAAATTATGAAATACTGGGTGTAAGTGCCGATAGTGAAAAACGCCAATTAAATTTTAAAAATAAACATGAATTTCAATATCCTTTATTAGCAGATGAAGATAAAACTGTAATTAATGCTTTTGGAGTTTGGGGTCCTAAAAAATTTATGGGTCGTGAATATGATGGTATACACAGAACCACTTTTGTAATTAATGAGGACGGCATTATAGATGATATAATCTTAAAAGTAAAAACAAAAGCACACGCCGATCAGATTTTAGATTAA
- a CDS encoding RNA polymerase sigma factor → MQKEPTTDAVLVNHYIRGNEAALETLIIRHKQKIYSFIYSKVFDQDVAEDIFQDTFIKVINTLKMGNYNEEGKFIPWVMRIAHNLVIDHFRKNNRMPKFDNSGAFSIFSVLSDSSLNAEKQIIKEQVETDVRRLIEELPEDQKEVILMRMYNDMSFKEISDKTGVSINTALGRMRYALINMRKMIDKNNIVLTN, encoded by the coding sequence ATGCAAAAAGAACCAACCACCGATGCTGTATTAGTAAATCATTACATTCGAGGAAACGAAGCCGCTTTAGAAACCTTAATTATAAGACATAAGCAAAAAATATACAGTTTTATTTATTCTAAAGTTTTTGATCAAGATGTCGCCGAAGATATTTTTCAGGACACTTTTATAAAGGTGATTAACACTTTAAAAATGGGTAATTATAATGAAGAAGGAAAATTTATTCCTTGGGTAATGCGAATTGCTCATAATCTGGTTATCGATCATTTTAGAAAAAATAATCGTATGCCTAAATTTGACAATTCTGGAGCATTTAGTATTTTTTCTGTTTTAAGTGATTCTTCTTTAAATGCTGAAAAACAAATTATAAAAGAACAAGTTGAAACTGATGTAAGACGTTTAATAGAAGAGTTACCAGAAGATCAAAAAGAAGTAATTCTTATGCGTATGTATAATGATATGAGTTTTAAAGAAATTTCGGATAAAACAGGTGTAAGTATAAATACTGCTTTGGGTAGAATGCGTTATGCTTTAATAAATATGAGAAAAATGATAGATAAAAATAATATCGTTTTAACAAATTAG
- a CDS encoding glycosyltransferase: MKKNVLIVTYYWPPAGGPGVQRWLKFVKYLPEFNVNPIVYIPEYANYPLIDRSLQDEVSKDVTILKTPIKEPYKLARLLSGNKATTISKGIITESKKQNLIERLMLYIRGNFFIPDARKSWVKPSVSFLSNYIAKHQIDTVITTGPPHSLHVIGLQLKTHLNIKWIADFRDPWTTIGYHKELKLTSASKAKHKALESKVLNTADAIIVTSNPTKKEFEAITKQPIHVITNGYDTVKTDVILLDKKFTLSHIGSLLSKRNPKILWRVLSDLIKEHADFAKDFQLNIIGSIGEDVLESLEKFKLSPFINDVGYVSHKAAVTYQQQSQLLLLIEIDSTDTQCIIPGKLFEYLVSKRPIIALGPEGSDVETIIKSTNTGQYFLYTDYNNLKREILKYYEAYKQGSLETQPIGLQNYSRRFLTEKLSKIV; encoded by the coding sequence ATGAAAAAAAATGTACTTATTGTAACATATTACTGGCCACCTGCTGGAGGTCCTGGTGTACAACGTTGGCTTAAATTTGTAAAATATTTACCGGAGTTTAATGTAAATCCAATAGTTTATATCCCAGAATATGCTAATTATCCTTTAATAGATCGTAGTCTACAAGACGAGGTTTCTAAAGATGTAACCATTTTAAAAACACCTATTAAAGAGCCTTATAAATTAGCACGTTTACTTTCTGGAAATAAAGCCACAACAATTAGTAAAGGAATTATAACCGAGTCTAAAAAACAAAATCTAATAGAGCGTTTAATGCTTTATATACGGGGGAATTTTTTTATTCCTGACGCTCGAAAATCATGGGTAAAACCTTCGGTGTCTTTTTTATCTAATTATATTGCAAAACACCAAATAGATACAGTTATTACAACTGGTCCACCGCATAGTTTACATGTAATTGGACTACAACTTAAAACGCATTTAAATATTAAATGGATTGCAGATTTTCGCGATCCGTGGACTACAATTGGATATCATAAAGAATTAAAACTTACCTCGGCCTCTAAGGCTAAGCATAAAGCTTTGGAGTCTAAAGTTTTAAACACTGCTGATGCTATTATTGTAACAAGTAATCCTACAAAAAAGGAGTTTGAAGCCATCACTAAGCAACCTATACATGTAATTACTAATGGTTATGATACAGTAAAAACAGATGTTATATTATTAGATAAAAAGTTTACACTCTCGCATATTGGATCGTTATTATCTAAACGTAATCCTAAAATTTTATGGCGAGTATTAAGTGATTTGATAAAAGAGCATGCAGATTTTGCTAAAGATTTTCAACTTAATATAATTGGTAGTATAGGAGAAGATGTGCTTGAATCATTAGAGAAATTTAAACTTAGTCCTTTTATTAATGATGTTGGATATGTATCCCATAAAGCAGCTGTTACCTATCAACAACAATCACAATTATTATTGTTAATTGAAATAGATTCTACAGATACTCAATGTATCATTCCAGGAAAACTCTTTGAATATTTGGTGTCTAAACGCCCTATTATAGCTCTAGGACCAGAAGGGTCTGATGTTGAAACTATAATTAAATCAACTAACACTGGGCAATATTTTTTATATACAGATTATAATAATTTAAAACGTGAAATATTAAAGTACTATGAGGCTTATAAACAAGGCAGTTTAGAAACTCAACCAATAGGTTTACAGAATTATAGTAGACGGTTTTTAACTGAAAAGCTTTCAAAAATTGTATAA
- a CDS encoding NUDIX domain-containing protein translates to MKYSIIKEDLVYDDFFKIKKATILHDTFNSDSQIEVIRQNFDRGSAIAIVLVEKDTDSILLINQFRYPTATHVGYDGWLIEIVAGCMEEGEDPMECARREVEEEIGYQVKKMELIGEYFSSPGGSSEKVNAFYAEVNSTDKKFEGGGLKSEQEDIQLIKLPISEIKQKLNANFFKDAKTIIALQWLLLHKF, encoded by the coding sequence ATGAAATATAGTATAATTAAAGAAGACTTAGTTTACGATGATTTTTTTAAAATAAAAAAAGCAACCATCCTTCACGATACGTTTAATAGTGATAGTCAAATAGAAGTAATAAGACAAAATTTTGATCGAGGAAGTGCAATTGCTATTGTTTTAGTTGAAAAAGATACCGATTCCATTTTATTAATTAATCAATTTAGATATCCAACAGCTACACATGTTGGCTATGATGGATGGCTGATAGAAATTGTTGCTGGATGCATGGAAGAAGGTGAAGATCCTATGGAATGTGCTAGACGTGAAGTTGAGGAAGAAATAGGCTATCAAGTTAAAAAAATGGAACTTATAGGTGAATACTTTTCTTCACCAGGCGGAAGTTCTGAAAAAGTAAATGCTTTTTATGCTGAAGTTAATTCAACAGACAAGAAATTTGAAGGCGGAGGATTAAAATCTGAACAAGAAGACATACAACTTATTAAACTCCCTATTTCAGAAATTAAACAAAAACTTAATGCCAATTTTTTTAAAGATGCTAAAACTATAATTGCCTTACAGTGGTTGTTATTACACAAATTTTAG
- a CDS encoding oligosaccharide flippase family protein, producing the protein MGAVINQSIKNTIITYLGFGLGAINTLFLFTRFLSDEYFGLITFILSTANILMPLMAFGVNNTIIKFYSSFKTRQSQNSFLTLILFLPLVIIIPFGAIGYLAFDTISIWMANDNSLIKDYVWLIYISAIVFAYFEVFYSWAKVQMQSVFGNFMKEVFHRLCTMFLLFLVCIKLISVDELILAIVMMYVIRACIMMVYAFSVKRPVIYFSKLSNLSAILKYTSLIIIAGSVANIILEIDKFMIGFYKILENVAYYSVAIYIASVVSVPSRAMHQITNPLTAKYLNEKDKGSLEDLYKKSSLNLFIISGFIYLLIILNINELYKLIPEQFGSGIFVVFLIGIAKLFDNFLGNNNAILFNSDYYRVVLIQGIFLAVMSVFLNMYFIPKYSLDGAAYATFISVFIYNIIKVSFVYRKFKILPFSKNTLKVFMLIIVSGIMFYFWDFSIHPIINIGLKSLLISILYGGICYYLNLSDDITLLLNKILKRT; encoded by the coding sequence ATGGGAGCAGTTATTAATCAATCTATTAAAAACACAATCATTACCTATTTAGGTTTTGGATTAGGAGCCATTAATACCTTGTTTTTATTTACTCGATTTTTAAGTGATGAGTATTTCGGGCTAATTACCTTTATACTTTCAACAGCAAATATTCTTATGCCATTAATGGCTTTTGGAGTAAATAATACTATTATAAAATTTTATTCATCTTTTAAAACCCGACAATCTCAGAATTCATTTTTAACATTAATCTTATTTTTACCTTTAGTAATTATTATCCCATTTGGTGCAATAGGTTATTTAGCCTTCGATACAATAAGTATATGGATGGCTAACGATAATAGCTTAATTAAAGATTATGTTTGGTTAATTTATATTTCTGCTATTGTTTTTGCATATTTTGAAGTGTTTTATTCCTGGGCAAAAGTGCAAATGCAATCTGTTTTTGGAAATTTTATGAAAGAAGTTTTTCATAGATTATGCACTATGTTTTTATTGTTTTTAGTGTGTATAAAACTAATTTCAGTAGATGAACTTATTCTAGCCATTGTAATGATGTATGTAATAAGAGCCTGTATTATGATGGTTTATGCTTTTAGTGTAAAGCGACCTGTAATTTATTTTTCTAAACTCTCTAACCTCTCAGCTATTTTAAAATACACTAGTTTAATCATTATTGCAGGTTCTGTAGCTAATATTATTTTAGAGATTGATAAATTTATGATAGGCTTTTATAAAATTCTCGAAAATGTAGCATATTATAGTGTAGCAATTTATATTGCATCTGTAGTAAGTGTTCCTTCTAGAGCAATGCATCAAATAACAAATCCGCTAACAGCTAAATATTTAAACGAAAAAGATAAAGGAAGTTTAGAAGACTTGTATAAAAAGTCGTCTTTAAACTTATTTATAATTAGTGGTTTTATTTATCTTTTAATTATTCTGAATATTAATGAATTATATAAATTAATACCAGAACAATTTGGAAGTGGTATTTTTGTAGTTTTCTTAATAGGAATAGCTAAACTATTTGATAATTTTTTAGGAAATAACAATGCCATTTTGTTTAATAGCGATTATTATAGAGTGGTATTAATACAAGGAATATTTTTGGCAGTAATGTCTGTTTTTCTCAATATGTATTTTATTCCTAAATATAGTTTAGATGGCGCAGCATATGCTACTTTTATATCTGTGTTTATTTACAATATTATTAAAGTTAGCTTTGTATATCGTAAATTTAAAATACTTCCATTTTCAAAAAACACACTCAAAGTTTTTATGCTTATAATAGTAAGTGGTATTATGTTTTATTTCTGGGATTTCTCAATCCATCCAATAATTAATATCGGTTTAAAATCTTTACTTATATCAATTTTATATGGAGGCATATGTTACTATTTAAATTTGTCTGATGATATTACTCTACTATTAAATAAAATTTTAAAACGTACTTAA
- the miaE gene encoding tRNA-(ms[2]io[6]A)-hydroxylase — MLGLKLPTDPRWVNIVEKNVEDILTDHAYCEQKATSTAISLIVSFPEYTALVQEMVALVKEEISHFKMVHDKILEKGWVLGRDRKDEYVLKLLTFFPKGGSRTTQLVHRLLYAALIEARSCERFRLLSEELADKELAEFYRKLMVSEANHYTMFLGYAREYGDRNEVDKKWQALLDFEAEIMKDLSKSETIHG, encoded by the coding sequence ATGTTAGGCTTAAAATTACCAACAGATCCTAGATGGGTAAATATTGTTGAAAAAAATGTGGAAGACATTTTAACCGATCATGCCTATTGTGAACAAAAAGCAACTAGTACTGCCATTTCATTAATTGTTAGTTTTCCTGAATATACTGCTCTAGTACAAGAAATGGTAGCTTTAGTTAAAGAAGAAATTAGCCATTTTAAAATGGTTCATGATAAGATTTTAGAAAAAGGTTGGGTTTTAGGACGAGACAGAAAAGATGAATATGTTTTAAAACTTCTTACTTTTTTTCCAAAAGGCGGAAGCAGAACTACGCAACTAGTACACCGCTTGTTGTACGCTGCTTTAATTGAAGCTAGAAGTTGTGAACGCTTTAGACTCTTATCTGAAGAATTAGCAGACAAAGAATTAGCAGAATTTTATAGAAAATTAATGGTTAGTGAAGCCAACCATTATACTATGTTTCTAGGTTATGCAAGAGAATATGGCGACAGAAATGAAGTTGATAAAAAATGGCAAGCTTTATTAGACTTTGAAGCTGAGATTATGAAAGACTTAAGTAAGAGTGAAACCATTCATGGATAG
- the uvrA gene encoding excinuclease ABC subunit UvrA: MNKTLSEVNPKENIIIKGAKLHNLKNIDVVIPRNKLVVITGLSGSGKSSLAFDTLYAEGQRRYVESLSSYARQFLGRLNKPKVDYIKGIAPAIAIEQKVNSTNPRSTVGTTTEVYDYLKLLFARIGRTYSPVSGHEVKKDTVTDVISYVQTFKDGDKLLLLAPIVLEEGRDLKDKLNALKQQGYARIKVNGNVVRIEDAPENTTVEAIELVVDRIIYRANEDFFNRLADAVQTAFYEGKGSCSIESLSDNTTRNFSNNFELDGLSFLEPNVHLFSFNNPYGACPTCEGYGDVVGIDDDLVVPNTALSVFENAIFPWRGESMSWYRDQLVNNSHKFNFPIHKPYFELSDAQKQLIWDGNQYFEGLSSFFAELEAKAYKIQNRVMLSRYRGKTKCKTCQGKRLRAEANYVKIEGKTITDLVELPLDKLADFFKALELNENDTQISKRLLKEINSRLEFLSNVGLNYLTLNRRSNTLSGGESQRINLATSLGSSLVGSMYILDEPSIGLHPKDTERLIGVLKALRDLGNTVIVVEHDEDIMQAADEIIDIGPEAGTFGGEVVATGTYQNILNSESLTAKYLNGDLEIKVPEKRLTSKYQIEIIGAREHNLKHVNATFPLNMLTVVTGVSGSGKSTLVKKILYPAIQKELTGFGDKPGQFSELKGNYSTIKHIEFIDQNPIGRSSRSNPVTYVKAYDDIRNLYANQKLSKIRDYKAKHFSFNVDGGRCETCKGEGEVTIEMQFMADVHLQCETCNGKRFKKEVLEVTFQDKSIDDVLNMTIDDAIAFFDLYKETKIKNKLQPLQDVGLGYVTLGQSSSTLSGGEAQRIKLATFLGKGSTKEKALFIFDEPTTGLHFHDIQKLLKSFRALIDKGHSIIVVEHNLELIKCADYIIDLGPGGGEYGGEIVAFGTPEELVKNKNSVTAKYLKDKI, from the coding sequence ATGAACAAGACCCTTTCTGAAGTAAACCCTAAAGAAAACATTATTATTAAAGGTGCAAAACTGCATAATCTTAAAAATATTGATGTTGTTATTCCTAGAAATAAACTGGTAGTAATTACAGGACTTTCAGGGTCTGGAAAATCTAGTTTGGCATTCGATACTTTATACGCAGAAGGGCAACGCCGCTATGTAGAAAGTTTATCTAGTTATGCCAGACAATTTTTAGGACGATTAAATAAACCAAAAGTAGACTACATAAAAGGTATAGCTCCCGCTATTGCAATTGAACAAAAGGTAAATTCTACAAATCCAAGATCTACTGTTGGGACAACTACAGAGGTTTATGATTATTTAAAATTATTATTCGCTAGAATAGGTAGAACATATTCACCTGTTTCTGGACATGAAGTAAAAAAAGATACAGTTACCGACGTAATTTCATATGTACAAACATTTAAAGATGGTGACAAATTATTACTCCTGGCTCCCATTGTACTTGAAGAAGGCAGAGATTTAAAAGACAAATTAAATGCTTTAAAACAACAAGGATACGCCAGAATTAAAGTTAATGGAAATGTTGTACGTATTGAAGATGCTCCTGAAAATACCACAGTTGAAGCTATTGAACTTGTTGTAGACCGTATTATTTATAGAGCTAATGAAGATTTCTTTAATAGATTGGCCGATGCAGTACAAACAGCATTTTACGAAGGGAAAGGCAGCTGTTCTATTGAAAGTTTAAGCGATAACACCACTCGTAATTTTAGTAATAATTTTGAATTAGATGGTCTTTCGTTCTTAGAACCTAATGTTCATTTATTTAGCTTTAACAACCCTTATGGTGCTTGTCCAACATGCGAAGGTTATGGCGATGTAGTAGGTATAGACGACGATTTAGTGGTTCCTAACACCGCACTTTCTGTTTTTGAAAATGCTATTTTTCCTTGGCGAGGCGAAAGTATGAGTTGGTACAGAGACCAATTAGTTAATAATTCTCATAAATTTAATTTCCCTATACATAAACCTTATTTTGAATTATCCGATGCCCAGAAACAACTCATTTGGGATGGTAATCAGTATTTTGAAGGCTTATCGAGTTTCTTTGCCGAATTAGAAGCTAAAGCTTATAAAATTCAGAATCGTGTTATGCTTTCTCGTTATCGCGGAAAAACAAAATGTAAAACGTGCCAAGGTAAACGTTTACGAGCAGAAGCCAATTACGTTAAAATTGAAGGAAAAACCATTACCGATTTAGTAGAATTACCGTTAGATAAATTGGCTGATTTTTTTAAAGCCTTAGAGTTGAATGAGAATGATACTCAAATATCTAAAAGATTACTTAAGGAAATTAATAGTCGTTTAGAGTTTTTATCTAATGTAGGCCTAAATTACTTAACGCTTAACAGACGATCTAACACCTTATCTGGTGGTGAAAGTCAGCGAATAAATTTAGCAACTTCTTTAGGTAGTAGTTTAGTGGGGTCTATGTATATACTAGACGAACCAAGTATTGGATTACACCCAAAAGATACAGAGCGCTTAATTGGGGTTTTAAAAGCATTACGCGATTTAGGAAATACTGTAATCGTCGTAGAACACGATGAAGATATTATGCAAGCTGCAGACGAGATTATAGATATCGGACCAGAAGCTGGTACATTTGGAGGAGAAGTTGTGGCTACAGGAACCTATCAAAACATACTAAACTCGGAGTCTTTAACCGCAAAATATTTAAATGGGGATTTAGAAATTAAAGTGCCTGAAAAACGCTTGACTTCTAAATATCAAATAGAAATTATTGGTGCGCGCGAACACAACTTAAAACATGTAAACGCTACATTTCCATTAAATATGCTTACCGTAGTAACTGGGGTTTCTGGTAGTGGAAAAAGTACATTGGTAAAAAAGATATTATACCCAGCCATTCAAAAAGAATTAACAGGGTTTGGAGACAAGCCTGGTCAGTTTTCAGAATTAAAAGGGAATTATAGTACCATAAAACACATCGAATTTATAGACCAAAACCCTATTGGTCGATCGTCCCGTTCTAATCCAGTTACTTACGTTAAGGCTTACGACGATATTAGAAATTTATATGCCAATCAGAAATTAAGCAAAATACGTGATTATAAAGCCAAACATTTTTCGTTTAATGTTGATGGCGGACGTTGTGAAACCTGTAAAGGTGAAGGTGAAGTTACTATTGAAATGCAGTTTATGGCCGATGTGCATTTGCAGTGCGAAACGTGTAACGGAAAACGATTTAAAAAAGAAGTTTTAGAGGTTACGTTTCAAGATAAATCTATAGATGATGTGTTAAACATGACCATTGATGATGCTATTGCATTTTTCGATTTATATAAAGAAACCAAAATAAAAAATAAATTACAACCCTTACAAGATGTTGGTTTAGGGTATGTCACTTTAGGGCAAAGCTCTTCTACCCTATCGGGTGGTGAAGCACAACGTATAAAATTAGCTACATTTTTAGGTAAAGGAAGTACTAAAGAAAAGGCTCTTTTTATTTTTGATGAGCCTACGACAGGATTGCATTTTCACGATATTCAAAAATTATTAAAATCGTTTAGAGCTTTGATAGACAAAGGACATTCTATTATTGTAGTAGAACACAATTTAGAGCTCATAAAATGTGCCGATTATATTATAGATCTTGGTCCTGGAGGTGGTGAATATGGTGGTGAAATTGTAGCTTTTGGTACGCCGGAAGAACTTGTAAAAAATAAAAATAGTGTAACGGCTAAATACCTAAAAGATAAAATTTAA
- a CDS encoding DUF3667 domain-containing protein produces MSKTCKNCDFSFDEAFKYCPNCGQNYHDELTVNDIFKNTINNYFSVDARFFKSFFPLLFKPGFLAIQFVEGRRLKYLNPAQFYLFASVLFFFLYSFQVKKHEQRIDAEVEQNFKVMDAFVENDTLNVHKEEVEQLEIQFNNGKKSKFNRFTLDSLVQAGASGEQVLKGLEVNPDASTFEKKFYLQIFKFYKHKSSSPLIDTFYNYVPISLFVLLPIFAFFLYIMHYKKRYYAEHLVFSLYYFAFLFIMFSVFTLAHFFFELSSSFNLLILVLSFVYLSFAIHRFYKCRKRTSVLKAALISVVFVSLIIPVAFIIIGTAAFLFY; encoded by the coding sequence ATGAGTAAAACCTGTAAAAACTGCGATTTTAGTTTTGATGAAGCATTTAAGTATTGCCCAAATTGTGGGCAAAATTATCATGATGAATTAACTGTTAATGACATTTTTAAAAATACCATTAATAATTACTTTTCTGTAGATGCACGTTTTTTTAAAAGCTTTTTTCCTTTATTATTTAAACCTGGGTTTTTAGCTATTCAATTTGTTGAAGGTAGACGATTAAAATATTTAAACCCGGCACAATTTTATTTGTTTGCTAGTGTGTTGTTTTTCTTTTTGTATTCTTTTCAAGTGAAAAAACATGAACAGCGTATAGATGCAGAAGTAGAACAAAACTTTAAAGTCATGGATGCTTTTGTAGAAAATGATACTTTAAATGTACATAAAGAAGAGGTAGAGCAACTTGAAATACAATTTAATAATGGTAAAAAATCAAAATTTAATCGGTTTACTTTAGATTCTTTAGTACAAGCAGGAGCCTCTGGAGAACAAGTATTGAAAGGGCTGGAAGTAAACCCTGATGCAAGTACTTTTGAAAAAAAGTTTTACTTACAAATTTTTAAATTTTATAAACATAAAAGTAGTTCACCATTAATAGATACTTTTTATAATTATGTACCCATTTCATTATTTGTATTACTACCTATTTTTGCATTCTTTTTATACATAATGCATTATAAAAAAAGATATTATGCAGAACATTTAGTATTTAGTTTATACTATTTTGCCTTCCTATTTATAATGTTTAGTGTTTTTACACTTGCTCATTTTTTCTTTGAATTATCATCTTCTTTTAATCTTCTAATATTAGTGCTAAGTTTTGTATACTTGTCTTTTGCAATACATAGGTTTTATAAATGCAGAAAAAGAACTAGCGTTTTAAAAGCAGCATTAATTTCAGTCGTATTTGTCTCACTAATTATTCCTGTAGCCTTTATTATTATTGGGACTGCTGCATTTTTGTTTTATTAA